DNA from Deltaproteobacteria bacterium:
AATATCGTCAACGTTCATTGCTTTCCTCCTTTTTGAGTGATGAGTGTGAGTGTCAGTGTCAAAATCGACATATTTTTACTCACCCTAACCACTGACACTGACACTTTTTTTCAAGGTTCTCTCTCAATAATCGTGGCCACACCCTGACCGCCGCCAACACAGGCGTTGGCCAGTCCATATCGGCCACCTTTTGCTTTCAAAATTCGGGCCAGCGTTCCAACCAGGCGGATCCCGGTTGCCCCGAGCGGATGCCCGATGGCTAATCCTCCACCCATGACGTTGACCCGATCCGGATCAATTCCGAGTTCTTTGGCGCAGTTTAAAACGACAATGGCAAAGGCTTCGTTGATCTCCCAGTAATCGATGTCTTTAACCTGCAAACCAGCCTTTTCTAAGGCCTTGCGGCTGGCGGGAACCGGGCCGGCTCCCATGATGGTTGGGTCCACTCCGGCAAAGCCGATGGACCGGATAACGGCCATAGGCTGGATCCCTTTCTTTTTGGCGGTCTCCTTGGACATCAGGATCATGGAGGTAGCCGCAGCATTTAGGGGTGAGGAAGTCCCTGCAGTGACTGCCCCGTCCGGTTTATACGCCGGCTTCAGGTCCTTCATCCCTTCCATGGTGGTGTCTGCCCGGACGGCCTGATCTTTATCCACCACCATCATTTTTCCATCTGCCTGTTCGGCCTCGATGGGTAAGATTTCATCCTTGAAAAAACCTTCCTTTTGGGCCTTGGCCGCCAGCTGGTGGGAACGTACTCCCCAGCGATCCATGTCTTCTTTAGTTAAGCCACTCTGGGCAAAGAGCTTCTCCGCGGTAAACCCCATATTCATGGTGGTCATCATATCCCAGTGTTTATAGGCCGGATCCGTGAAAAGGCGCATATTAGGGGCAATGGCCCCTTTCTCCAAAAGGGGTCCCCCTATGGGAACGCGGGTCATGTGTTCCATTCCCCCAATCATCACGATGTCGGCAAATCCCATGGCAATTTCCATAAACCCGACATGAATTCCAGCCATGGCCGAACCACATTGTTGGTCTACAAATTTGGCCGCGATCGTTTGCGGGAGGTTGGCCAGGAAAATGGGGAACCGCCCTCCATAACTCCATTGCTCATTCACGCCCGTGGCTGATCCCACGATGAAATCTTCGATCTCTTCGGCTTTTATTCCCGTTCTTTTGATGACTTCGGGAAGAAGCTTCGCTAATAGGTCATCGGATCTTACTTTGTGAAACCAGTCCCGGGGTGGATCATTGGGACGGGACCGCGACTGGGCAGTACGCAAATATCCGGCAATGACCACTTCTCTCATCGATAACCTCCTTTTCAGTCAGCAAGGAGCGGGGAGCTCCGTGCCCCTGGCTCCCTGCGTTTATCATTTCTTTGTTCCTGGCATTTCCGGATTTTTGGGCCTGTCCGGTATGCCCGCGAGCTTCCTGACCATTTTTTTACGGGCCTCGATGTCATACTGGGTAGTGATAGCAATAGCTTCCATGATTGGCGAGCCCCCACCATGAAACGCTCCAAACTGGTGAATTCCACCCGTGGCTGAGCAGAGCAGGTCGCCCACGTACCGCCAGAGCTGGGCGGCATCTTGCGGTGGAATTTCCGGGTTACGGGTGATGTATTTGTATAAGAGATCTTTAGTCTCGGGGTTCACAAAATCCCCTTCATGGGGGAAGGTGGCCGGAATCCCTCCGGAAACGTCGCAAAGAATTTCGGCCTCCCGGAAAACCGCCTCCCCGGTTAGGTTGCGGCCCACGTTGGCATAAATGGAATGGGGGATATAACTTCCCGGCCCATAAGGCCTAAATCCCACCCCAGGAATGTATACTTCGGGCTTCCCCAATTCGGAAGCGGTGAAGCCGGCCGCATAGCCAAGCTCGGACACCCGGATAATCTCCGCCAACTTGTCCCGCACATGCGACGCCTTAGCAATTCCATTGTATTCCGCCGCCAAAGCCACCGTTCCCAGCATCAAGTCTCCCAACGCCGGCTTGCAACCTGAATAGCTGTGGCGGTGAAAAAGGGCGAAGAGCAGTGCACACGTGCCCCCGTGGATGGTTTCCCCGCAAAGGAACACCCGCTCCCACGGAATAAACGCATCATCAAAAATCGTATACGAATCCGTCGACCCAGGAGCAAAACCTCTCTTGAAATACTCCCGGGCCCGCAGGTTATGCACCGTCACGACTTGCTTTACCCCTTCCCAATCTCCAGGAACCGCAAACGCCACCGCCCAATCCTTCTCCTCCGGCAAAAGGGCACGCGTGGGAACCACCAGGATCTCATCGGCCACAGAAGCCTCCGAATTATGCACCTTCGAACCCCGCACCACAATCCCATCCTTCTTCCGCTCCACCACACGAACATACATATCGGGATCCTTCTGCTGCGAAGGCCGCTTCATCCGGTCCCCCTTCACATCCGTCTGCGCACAACAACCCACCAAGTCTTCCTTCTGGAACCGCTCCACCCACTTTTTGAAATTCTCATGATACTGCGTGGCCCCGGTGTTCTGCTTGTCCGCCTCGTAAGAAACGTTATAGATGGCATTGGCCCCATCACACCCCATACACCGCTGAATACATCCCCCGGCGGCCTGGCAAAGCAGCCGGGTCATATCCTGTTTCTTGTGCAAATCCTCTTTGCTGTGATGGATATGACAGAAGCGGCTGATCTTCTCCCCAGTCAGGTGGGAAGTGGCCGTGCATAGATCCTGATGCTCGGGCTTGGCGGCGTAATCAAAGGTCAACCCGATAGTGTCGATGGTGGGCATCTGCAGCTCATCCGTGCGGGCGATCTTCTGCCCATCCATGTAAATGTTCCGCCGCATCTTCTGCAGGCCTTCGATATACTGCTGTTTGGTCCTCATCTCTGCCTCCTCCTTTTCTTATTCAGTTTTGCTCATAAAAATTTTTCGATAGCTTGATTTTAATCTCTGGATTGAATCATGGACATGACGTTTCTCATAGCCCTCCGTAACCTTGGGGAGCTTGCTCCTCCGTATTCCTTTCTTCTTCCTCTGCACCCTTAGATTCTTCTTCCATTACCGAGAGGATTCGCTTGTATTCTTCCCGGGACAGCTTCCGGTAGAGATGAGACGGATGCGGTCTACATAGCTATCGTTGTACTCCGCAATGTTCCTTCCGCGCTTGCGGGGCTTGGGGAGGAGCCCTTCCCGGATATAATAATGAACGGTCTCCTTGGATACCCTGGTGCGTTGGACGAGATCTCTAATCTTCAAAGGTGAAATCTCCGTCTTCCCTGATTTATAAATTTAACGAATCACTAATAACCAATGCCAAAAAACTTGTCAAGGAGAAATTAATACCTTCAATATTTCTCTTGACTTTTATGCGTAGCATTTAGTAATACTCTTTATCAAATTCCCTTTTAAAAATAAAGGGGGGGGTCAAGAAGTCGAGGGTTCAAGGGGTCAAGTGGTTTATTGATATGTTTTTAAAATCCTGGGACCCATGAACCCTGGAACCCTTGAACCCTATGATAACGCAAATGCTTTCCCAACTTATTCCAACCATAAATAATAAATTATAATCAGGAGAAAAGAAACATGGAGGTTAAGCCCTGGCATCGTCATTATGATTATAACGTGCCCACCACGATCCGCTACCCCCGCTTACCCGTCCATGAACTCATTCAGATCCCGGCCAATGCTTACCCGGACAAGGCAGCCCTGAACTTTTTCGGAACGGAGATGACCTTCTGGGAGCTACGTCAACAAGTGCTCCGAATGGCGAATGCTCTGGGTGCTCTGGGGGTACAAAAAGGAGATCGGGTAGGAATTCATCTGCCCAACTGCCCTCAATACCTTATCTCTTATTATGCTGTGCTTTCGCTGGGGGCCATTATCGTAAATATCAATCCCATGTATACGGCCGAAGAGCTCAAGTTAATTGTCGGAAGTACCGGACTGACTACGCTCATCACCTTCGATATGGTTCTGCCCAATATCCGTATTTTATGCCAGGCAGTTTCCATTCCCCGGGTGATCGTAACCAAGGTTACCGATTACATCATCGGGTTGGGCGTTAGCACGGCGGCCAGTCTGGATCTGGAAAAAGGGTGGCATCATTTTTCCACACTCCTGGAGAGCTGCACCAACACGAAGTTCCCCCGGGTCCAGGTGAACCCGGAAGACCCAGCCCTGATTCAGTTTACCGGAGGAACCACAGGAGTTCCCAAAGGAGCCGTTCTCACCCATAGGAACGTGGTTGCGGCGACTCTCCAATGCGCCCTTTGGGGGAATCCCACCATCAATTACACTCCTCCCGAGAGGCGCTCCGTGGTCGCCGTTTTACCTTACTTCCACGTCTACGGCAACATCGTGGTAATGAACTGGGCCATGTTTAGCTGCGCTACTCAGATCCAGATCCCTCGCTTTAATATTGATGAGGTCATGAACCTTCTGGCCAACTTCAAAGAAATTACTTTTTTCCCCGCTGTGCCCACCATGATCAACGCGGTCATCAACCACCCTAAGGCCGTGGAATTAGACCTGGCTAAAAGGCTGGGTTTGCTTAACTCAGGAGCGGCGCCCATGCCGGTAGAGCTGATCGAGCAGGTCAGGGATATGGGCATTTTCTTCAGCGAAGGGTATGGCCTCTCCGAGTCAACCTCCCTGGGAATTACCAATCCCATCCTGGGTCTCAAGAAGGTGGGCAGCATCGGAATTCCCGTCCCGGACAATGATGTACGGCTCGTGGATCTGCAGGAGGGCAAAGAGGATGTCCCACAGGGGCAGCCGGGAGAGATCATCATGAAAGGCCCGTTGATCATGCAGGGTTATTGGAATAATCCCCAGGAGACGGCCGGACAACTCAAAGACGGATGGCTCTATACCGGAGATATTGCAGTCCAGGATGAAGATGGATATTTCTTTATTGTTGACCGCAAGAAAGATATGATCATTGCCGGAGGATTCAACGTCTACCCCCGGGAGATTGATGAGGTTCTCTTCCAGCATCCCAAGGTCCAAGAAGCCGTTTCCGTAGGTATCCCAGACCCGTACCGGGGGGAAACCGTGAAGGCGTTTATCGTTTTAAAATCCGGAGAGAAGGCAACCGAAGAAGAAATCATCAACTTCTGTAAGGAAAAGTTGGCTGCGTATAAAGTGCCCAAAATGGTAGAGTTCCGCGATTCCCTTCCCAAATCCGCGATCGGCAAGGTTCTGCGCAAGGTATTGCGGGCAGAGGAAGAAAAGAAAAGGAAAAAATGATGGGGAGATGGGGGGACAGGGAGATAGGGAGAAGAAAAGAAGAAGCGAGGGTCGGTTTAACAATCAACACTGTTTTTCAACTTTCGTCACTTATAATTTTCAAGGGAGGTTGATATGGGCAAAAGAATATTACGGACCAAGCTTTGCGATATTCTGGGAATTGAATATCCTATCGTGAGCGCCGGCATGGGGCCGACGCTGATCGGGGAAACCACAGGGGCACCTGTGGGCCTGGTAGTGGCCGTCTCTGAGGCAGGCGGAATGGGAGTCCTCGGAGGCGCGGGTTTTACCATCGATGGGCTCAGGGAAGCCATTCGGGAAATCAAATCCAAGACGGATAAACCCTATGGGGTAGACCTTCTCCTGCCTCAAAAACTTGACCTGGGTGGAGGCATGGGGCAGAAGGAGATCAAGGAGCTGCCTCTGAACGCGATCCTGAAATCCCTGCCTAAATCACATCAAGATTGGGTCAAGAAGGTAAAAGAAGAGCTGAACCTCCCGGATGTAGAAATAATGGTGAAGATGAACTCAACCACGATGCGCCCCCAGGAAGCCATCAAGGTATGTATCGAAGAGAAGGTTCCTCTTTTTTGCGCCGGCCTGGGCAATCCAGGTTTTATGGTGGAAGAAGCTCATGCCCACGGCATGAAAGTGCTGGCTATTACCGGGAACACCAAGAACGCAAGAAGGATGGCTCAATCGGGCATCGACCTTCTGGTGGCTCAGGGCCATGAAGGCGGCGGGCATACCGGACGCATCGGGACAATGGCTCTCTTGCCGCAGGCGATCGATGCGGCGGCCCCCGTACCCGTTTTGGCTGCTGGAGGTATTGGCGACGGCCGGGGACTGGCTGCGGCTCTGGCCATGGGTTGCGTGGGCGTATGGGTCGGAACCCGCTTTCTGGCCACAACCGAAGGTGGTGCCCTGGAAATAAACAAACAGCGCATCCTGAAATCCACTGACGAAGACACGCGAGTGAGTACGGCTTACACAGGCAAGACGCTCCGGGCAAGCTACAACAAGTTCCACGACCTCTGGAATGGTTCCGGATTGGAGCCGCTTCCCTTCCCCACCCAGGTTTTAATCTCTTCGGCCCTCCTGGCCAGTTTCATCGAGGGGAAAAAGGACGATTTCGTTGGGGGTCTGGCTGGACAGGTCTCCGGTCTCATCAAAGAGATTAAACCGGCCCGCCAGGTTCTGGAAGAGATGGTCGAGGAAGCCGTAGATATATTAACCCGCAAACTCCCGGAAACGGTGATAGCAAAATAAAGGGATTCACCGCAGAGCACGCAGAGAACGCGGAGAGAATACCCCAAATTCAAAAATCAAATTCGCTGATTGATTCTTCGCCACCCTCTCCCTCCCCCTCAGAGGAGGGGAGAGTTGGAGAGGGGGCAGTTCTGCAATCTGCAATCCGCAATCCGAAATAGATTTGGATCCACCCACCCTGTTGGGATCTTACTTCAGGCTATTGCTTACATGGTCAGGGTGATGAAGAAACTACCGCTGTCCCGTTTCACCAGAAGCAAGAGAGGTTCTTTTTCGCTGGTCTTGGTGACCACCTCCCGGGCTTCTGCGACCGAGTTCACCGGCTGGCGGTTCATTTCCAGAATGATATCTCCCTGGTGGACGCCTGCTCGCTCCGCTGGGGTGCCGCTCTGAACTCCCGCGACCACAACGCCCTGACCAGCCTTAACACCAAGCCGGCTGGCCATCTTAGGGCTCAAGTCCTGAAGCTGGAGACCCCACTTTCCCTGGGTCGGCTGAATGGATTGCTCTTCTTCAGCTCTCTCCGAAGGGAGTTTGCCGACTGCGACAGAAAGCTGCTGCTTTACGCCGTCGCGAAGGACCGTCACGGGAACCTGCTGCCCCACCGGGGTCTCGGCGACCATGGCGGAAAGGGTGCGAGGATCTTCCACCGTCTTTTTATTGAAGGAAACAATCAAGTCACCCCGCTGGATTCCGGCCTTCGCGGCAGGGCTGGCCGGGGTCACATCGCTCACGAGAGCTCCCTTGCTCTCTTCCACCTTCAAGGCCTTGGCCAGCTCAGAGGTGAGCGGCTGGATGCTCACCCCGAGGTATCCCCGGGTCACCTCACCCTTGGCCACAAGCTGGGGAATCAAGGGCTTGGCCGTGTTGACCGGGATGGCAAAGCCGATCCCCTGCCCGTAGGGGAGGATGGCGGTGTTGATCCCGACAACCTCTCCTTTCATGTTGAAGAGCGGGCCGCCTGAGTTGCCCGGGTTGATGGAGGCGTCGGTCTGGATGAAATTGTCATACGGTCCGGCGCCGATGACCCGGCCCTTGGCGCTCACGATCCCGGAAGTTACGGTATGGGTCAATCCAAAGGGGTTGCCGATGGCCAGAACCCAGTCTCCAACATTGGTCTCATTGGAGTCACCCAGTGCTGCCACCGGGAGGTTTTCTTTGGGCTTGATCTTCAGCACGGCCAGATCTGTTTTCGGATCGCGCCCCACGACCTGCGCCTTATACTCTTCTTCGTCCCCCACGGTGACCATTACCTCTTTGGCGCCTTCCACCACGTGGTTGTTGGTCAGGATGTAGCCATCCGCGCTGATGATAACTCCGGACCCAGTACCTTGAGTCTGGCGGCTTTCAGGGCCCTGAGGGATCATATGGGGGAACTGTCTGAAGAAGTCCCCGAAGGGGCCTTCTGGAAGCTGGGGCATGGGGAAACTCCCCACCTTTTCAACCTTGGTCACCTTCACATTGACGACCGTAGGGCTCAATCTCTGGGCCAGATCGGCAAAGGAGCCAGGAACGGTTGGTGTTGACGCGGATGTCGTGGCGCCGCTAATGGCGTTTTTCGCCTCTGATGCGCCGGTCCAGTGGAAGGCCGAAGCCATCCCGAGCCCGACTAGGGTGAAAGCCAAGGCGACAGCCGCCAGGGTCAACCCTGCAGTTTTTTTGTTGATTAAAAAACGTTTTAAGATGTTGGACATGTTCGTTCCTCCTTTAAGGTTAAAATTTGGGCAAGGCTCCCGGCGTCCTGCCGGAACTTCTCGCCTCTGCTCTAAGAAAAATATAAACGAGGAACATTAAAAGAAGATTAACCGAAGATTAGAAATTTCTAATGATGGAAGTGGGGTCAGCCGTGAGGAAAGGAGAAACTACGCTCAGGATTGGAGGGGGAGGAGAACCGTAAAAGTGCTCCCGAGACCCGGAGTACTTTCGACCTGGATCTTGCCGCCATGAGCCTCGGCAATGGAGCGGGCGATGCAGAGCCCGAGTCCCGCGCCGCCTTCGCCCCGCGAGCGATCCTCGGCAGAGCGGTAAAATCGTTCAAAGATTTTCTCCTGGTCTCCAGGGGATAGGCCGATCCCCGTATCCGTAACCCGGAGAGAGGCCCATTCTCCGTCGCGCTGAAGGGAGAGCGTTACCCGGCCGCCGGAGGGCGTGTACTTGATCCCATTGTCTACCAGGTTCAGCAGAACCTGCCTGAGGCGCTCATAATCTCCTCGAATGGAGAGGGGTTCCATCACCCCAAGGAGAAGGGTAATTTTACGGCGGTCAGCCAGGACCTTTGCCTGTCCGTAAACGTCTTCGACCAGCTGGGCCAGATCCACCGGCTGAAGATCCATTCGGAGCACGCCGGCGTCGGCCCGGGCGAGAAGCAGGAGGCCTTCCACCAGGCGGGCGACCCGGTCGATCTCTTCCAGGGCACTCTTCAGAATGCGCTGATACTCCTCCGGAGTCCGCGGCATACGCAGGGCAACTTCGATCTCCCCCTTCAGGATCGTAAGGGGTGTCTGCAGTTCGTGGGAAGCATCCGCACTGAACTGGCGGATCTGGCGAAAAGATGTGTCCAGGCGTCCGAGCATCTCGTTCAAGGTTTGGGCCAGCCGACTCAACTCGTCGTTCGCACCTCTGTCCTCCAGGCGTGCGGCAAGCTGCTCTGCGCTGATGCGCCGGGCCGTCTCCGCCATCCGATCCACCGGCCTGAGCGCCCGGCGGGCCAGCAGCCATCCGCCGCCGCCGGCCAGTAAAAGGCCGATGGGGAAGACAGCCGCCATAGTCAGGAGGAAGCGTCGGCGCGTATTATAAGAAACCTCGAGCGACATTCCCACCTGGACTAAGCGTACAACCCTACCGGCCTCGATGACCGGCATGGTCAGGACCCGGACCGGATAAGGCGCCAGACCTTCCAAGGTCTCAAAGGTAGAAAGTCCTTCAGAGGCATTCTCCCGGGCCTTCGGGCTGAGTGGCAGCTTGCCGGGGCGCGGGGCCGGGCCGGAACGGTCTGGCGGCTCAATCATTTCGAAGTAGCGGTCCCAGGGAGAGAAGCCGAAAAAACGGCGGAAGGCCTCGTCAACCTCAGGAGGAAGGAAGGCTGCACCGCTCCTGCGCGCCTGCTCAGCCATCAGCCGCGCAACCCCCGAAAGCGCCGTGTCCACGTCATGGGAGAGATTGTAGGCCAGAAGCCCACAGGCCGCCCCGCCCAGGAGGAGGAAGGTCAAGGCCAGGAGGCTGGTGTACCAGAAGGTGAGGCGCGTCCGAATGGATCGGATCCGCATGGATTACTCCGCTTTCATCACGTAGCCAACCCCCCGGATGGTGTGGATCAGCTTTGGTTCCCGGTCTGAGTCGATCTTCTTCCGGAGGTAATTGACGTAAACGTCCACGACGTTGGTCCCGGTGTCGAAGTCATAATCCCAGACGTGATCGATGATCATGGTCCGGGTCAGCACGCGCCCGGGGTTGCGCATGAAGTAATCAAGGAGGGCAAACTCCTTTGAGGTGAGGTCGATCTTCTGGCCTCCGCGGAAGGCAGTGTGCCGGGCAGGATCAAGGGTCAGGTCGGCAAACTGAAGAACGGCTGGACCCCCTTCGGTCCGCCGCCGCAGCAGTGCCCGAACCCTGGCGACAAGCTCCTGGAAGGCAAAGGGCTTGGTCAGATAGTCATCCGCTCCCGCATCGAGACCGAGAACCTTGTCCTCGATGGTCGCCCGCACCGTGAGGAGCAGAACCGGCGTCGTAACCTTCCGTCGGCGAAGTTCCTGGAGGACCTGGAGCCCGTTCATCTTTGGCAGGCCGATGTCGAGGATGATCAGGTCATGCACCCCATCCCGGGCCATCGCCAGGCCCTCCTCGCCGTTCGAGGCGACATCAACCGCATAGCCTTCCTCTCCCAGGCCCTGCCGGATGAAGCTGGCCACCTTTCTTTCATCTTCCACGACCAGGATCCGCATCAAAGGATCCTTTCTATTAGCCCCGCCAATGTTTTAGAAGCAAGGTTCATATAATTCATCTTCCTAAATAAATAGTACAACAGGCCAGGGAAGATTTACAAGAGCGTAGCGGGGGAGAGGAGTTCCCTAAGATCGAAGGGCTGGCCAAATGAAGTACCTTCCTGCCTCCATGGGCTTGTAAATATTAAATAAATCAAAAAGTGAAGGTGGGCTAGTTTTTTTCGGGGGTTGACGTGGTGTATCAAAAGTGTTACATTAGAATTGGAGGTGAAACTTATGCCGGTAAAAAATCCTCGAATCAATGTAGTGTTTGAAAAGCCCCTCTACCATATCATCGAGAAGCTGGCCAATAGGGATGGTGTTTCCCTTTCGTTAAAGGTGCGCGACCTCGTGAGAGAGGCGCTGGAAATCGAGGAGGATATGGCACTTTCCGCCTTTGCCGAGAACAGGGAACGGACATTCACAAAAACAAAAACCTTGAAGCATAATGAGGTTTGGTAATTGTGCCGTTCGAACTTAGATACCATTCTGATGTGAAGTCCATTGATATTCCCCTTCTTGACGCAAGGCTGAGAACCCGCATTAAGAATGCCATTGAAAAACGCTTGACGACAGCACCTCATCTTTATGGTGAACCCTTGCGAAAAACACTCCGCGGCTATTGGAAGCTGAGGGTTGGGGATTACCGGGTGGTCTTCAAAATCGTGGAAGAAGCGGTTTGGATACTTGGTATCATTCACCGAAAAAAGGTTTATGAAGCAATAAAGAAGAGGCTTTAACGCGGTCCAA
Protein-coding regions in this window:
- a CDS encoding DegQ family serine endoprotease; translation: MSNILKRFLINKKTAGLTLAAVALAFTLVGLGMASAFHWTGASEAKNAISGATTSASTPTVPGSFADLAQRLSPTVVNVKVTKVEKVGSFPMPQLPEGPFGDFFRQFPHMIPQGPESRQTQGTGSGVIISADGYILTNNHVVEGAKEVMVTVGDEEEYKAQVVGRDPKTDLAVLKIKPKENLPVAALGDSNETNVGDWVLAIGNPFGLTHTVTSGIVSAKGRVIGAGPYDNFIQTDASINPGNSGGPLFNMKGEVVGINTAILPYGQGIGFAIPVNTAKPLIPQLVAKGEVTRGYLGVSIQPLTSELAKALKVEESKGALVSDVTPASPAAKAGIQRGDLIVSFNKKTVEDPRTLSAMVAETPVGQQVPVTVLRDGVKQQLSVAVGKLPSERAEEEQSIQPTQGKWGLQLQDLSPKMASRLGVKAGQGVVVAGVQSGTPAERAGVHQGDIILEMNRQPVNSVAEAREVVTKTSEKEPLLLLVKRDSGSFFITLTM
- a CDS encoding acetyl-CoA C-acetyltransferase, producing the protein MREVVIAGYLRTAQSRSRPNDPPRDWFHKVRSDDLLAKLLPEVIKRTGIKAEEIEDFIVGSATGVNEQWSYGGRFPIFLANLPQTIAAKFVDQQCGSAMAGIHVGFMEIAMGFADIVMIGGMEHMTRVPIGGPLLEKGAIAPNMRLFTDPAYKHWDMMTTMNMGFTAEKLFAQSGLTKEDMDRWGVRSHQLAAKAQKEGFFKDEILPIEAEQADGKMMVVDKDQAVRADTTMEGMKDLKPAYKPDGAVTAGTSSPLNAAATSMILMSKETAKKKGIQPMAVIRSIGFAGVDPTIMGAGPVPASRKALEKAGLQVKDIDYWEINEAFAIVVLNCAKELGIDPDRVNVMGGGLAIGHPLGATGIRLVGTLARILKAKGGRYGLANACVGGGQGVATIIEREP
- a CDS encoding ATP-binding protein, with the protein product MRIRSIRTRLTFWYTSLLALTFLLLGGAACGLLAYNLSHDVDTALSGVARLMAEQARRSGAAFLPPEVDEAFRRFFGFSPWDRYFEMIEPPDRSGPAPRPGKLPLSPKARENASEGLSTFETLEGLAPYPVRVLTMPVIEAGRVVRLVQVGMSLEVSYNTRRRFLLTMAAVFPIGLLLAGGGGWLLARRALRPVDRMAETARRISAEQLAARLEDRGANDELSRLAQTLNEMLGRLDTSFRQIRQFSADASHELQTPLTILKGEIEVALRMPRTPEEYQRILKSALEEIDRVARLVEGLLLLARADAGVLRMDLQPVDLAQLVEDVYGQAKVLADRRKITLLLGVMEPLSIRGDYERLRQVLLNLVDNGIKYTPSGGRVTLSLQRDGEWASLRVTDTGIGLSPGDQEKIFERFYRSAEDRSRGEGGAGLGLCIARSIAEAHGGKIQVESTPGLGSTFTVLLPLQS
- a CDS encoding long-chain fatty acid--CoA ligase, with amino-acid sequence MEVKPWHRHYDYNVPTTIRYPRLPVHELIQIPANAYPDKAALNFFGTEMTFWELRQQVLRMANALGALGVQKGDRVGIHLPNCPQYLISYYAVLSLGAIIVNINPMYTAEELKLIVGSTGLTTLITFDMVLPNIRILCQAVSIPRVIVTKVTDYIIGLGVSTAASLDLEKGWHHFSTLLESCTNTKFPRVQVNPEDPALIQFTGGTTGVPKGAVLTHRNVVAATLQCALWGNPTINYTPPERRSVVAVLPYFHVYGNIVVMNWAMFSCATQIQIPRFNIDEVMNLLANFKEITFFPAVPTMINAVINHPKAVELDLAKRLGLLNSGAAPMPVELIEQVRDMGIFFSEGYGLSESTSLGITNPILGLKKVGSIGIPVPDNDVRLVDLQEGKEDVPQGQPGEIIMKGPLIMQGYWNNPQETAGQLKDGWLYTGDIAVQDEDGYFFIVDRKKDMIIAGGFNVYPREIDEVLFQHPKVQEAVSVGIPDPYRGETVKAFIVLKSGEKATEEEIINFCKEKLAAYKVPKMVEFRDSLPKSAIGKVLRKVLRAEEEKKRKK
- a CDS encoding type II toxin-antitoxin system RelE/ParE family toxin, which gives rise to MPFELRYHSDVKSIDIPLLDARLRTRIKNAIEKRLTTAPHLYGEPLRKTLRGYWKLRVGDYRVVFKIVEEAVWILGIIHRKKVYEAIKKRL
- a CDS encoding response regulator transcription factor codes for the protein MRILVVEDERKVASFIRQGLGEEGYAVDVASNGEEGLAMARDGVHDLIILDIGLPKMNGLQVLQELRRRKVTTPVLLLTVRATIEDKVLGLDAGADDYLTKPFAFQELVARVRALLRRRTEGGPAVLQFADLTLDPARHTAFRGGQKIDLTSKEFALLDYFMRNPGRVLTRTMIIDHVWDYDFDTGTNVVDVYVNYLRKKIDSDREPKLIHTIRGVGYVMKAE
- a CDS encoding 4-hydroxyphenylacetate 3-hydroxylase N-terminal domain-containing protein, with translation MRTKQQYIEGLQKMRRNIYMDGQKIARTDELQMPTIDTIGLTFDYAAKPEHQDLCTATSHLTGEKISRFCHIHHSKEDLHKKQDMTRLLCQAAGGCIQRCMGCDGANAIYNVSYEADKQNTGATQYHENFKKWVERFQKEDLVGCCAQTDVKGDRMKRPSQQKDPDMYVRVVERKKDGIVVRGSKVHNSEASVADEILVVPTRALLPEEKDWAVAFAVPGDWEGVKQVVTVHNLRAREYFKRGFAPGSTDSYTIFDDAFIPWERVFLCGETIHGGTCALLFALFHRHSYSGCKPALGDLMLGTVALAAEYNGIAKASHVRDKLAEIIRVSELGYAAGFTASELGKPEVYIPGVGFRPYGPGSYIPHSIYANVGRNLTGEAVFREAEILCDVSGGIPATFPHEGDFVNPETKDLLYKYITRNPEIPPQDAAQLWRYVGDLLCSATGGIHQFGAFHGGGSPIMEAIAITTQYDIEARKKMVRKLAGIPDRPKNPEMPGTKK
- a CDS encoding MerR family transcriptional regulator; translated protein: MKIRDLVQRTRVSKETVHYYIREGLLPKPRKRGRNIAEYNDSYVDRIRLISTGSCPGKNTSESSR
- a CDS encoding nitronate monooxygenase — translated: MGKRILRTKLCDILGIEYPIVSAGMGPTLIGETTGAPVGLVVAVSEAGGMGVLGGAGFTIDGLREAIREIKSKTDKPYGVDLLLPQKLDLGGGMGQKEIKELPLNAILKSLPKSHQDWVKKVKEELNLPDVEIMVKMNSTTMRPQEAIKVCIEEKVPLFCAGLGNPGFMVEEAHAHGMKVLAITGNTKNARRMAQSGIDLLVAQGHEGGGHTGRIGTMALLPQAIDAAAPVPVLAAGGIGDGRGLAAALAMGCVGVWVGTRFLATTEGGALEINKQRILKSTDEDTRVSTAYTGKTLRASYNKFHDLWNGSGLEPLPFPTQVLISSALLASFIEGKKDDFVGGLAGQVSGLIKEIKPARQVLEEMVEEAVDILTRKLPETVIAK